In the Phaeobacter gallaeciensis genome, one interval contains:
- a CDS encoding alkaline phosphatase family protein codes for MDNKLLLIILDGVPWRNFRRLFGNLEGWVDSGDARVWKHRAVLPSISASCYASIHTGVAPAEHGCTGNGNVFRLSHKDVFSQVRSGGGTTGAVAHSFWSEFFNRHPFDFVRDIEYDEPESETINHGRFHSMTGYGLINQMTPSDVDLFGTLTNLAHRFDLNYGMLHTCTLDSMGHRFFHDCQEMDHACAVMDEMLAPFIPRWRKMGYEVIVTADHGQDERGHHGGRSPLQQETALYYFGDAEGPHADTVIDQLQLAPTILNRLGAPIADTMKAKPFLS; via the coding sequence ATGGACAACAAACTCCTCCTCATCATTCTGGACGGTGTGCCGTGGCGCAATTTCCGCCGCCTGTTCGGAAATCTAGAAGGCTGGGTCGACAGCGGTGATGCCCGCGTCTGGAAACACCGCGCCGTGCTGCCGTCGATTTCCGCCAGCTGCTATGCCTCGATCCACACCGGTGTTGCCCCGGCGGAACATGGCTGCACCGGCAACGGCAACGTTTTCCGCCTGTCGCATAAGGACGTCTTCAGCCAGGTCCGCAGCGGCGGTGGCACGACCGGAGCCGTGGCGCATAGCTTCTGGTCCGAATTCTTCAACCGGCACCCTTTCGATTTCGTGCGCGACATCGAATACGATGAACCCGAAAGCGAGACCATCAACCACGGTCGTTTTCACAGCATGACCGGTTACGGTCTCATCAATCAGATGACGCCCTCGGATGTGGATCTCTTCGGCACGCTCACCAACCTCGCCCACCGGTTCGATCTGAACTATGGCATGCTGCACACCTGCACGCTGGACAGCATGGGGCACCGGTTCTTCCACGACTGCCAGGAGATGGACCATGCCTGCGCGGTCATGGACGAGATGCTGGCGCCCTTCATTCCGCGCTGGCGCAAGATGGGTTACGAGGTGATCGTCACCGCCGACCACGGACAGGACGAACGCGGCCACCACGGCGGACGCAGCCCGCTGCAACAGGAAACCGCGCTCTATTATTTCGGCGATGCCGAAGGGCCCCATGCGGACACCGTCATCGACCAACTGCAACTGGCACCAACAATCCTGAACCGGTTGGGGGCGCCCATCGCCGATACAATGAAGGCCAAACCCTTTCTGAGCTGA
- a CDS encoding DUF4453 domain-containing protein produces the protein MLKPAVACLALCAAPAAAGDFCHDLWYTRNAIMDRAGYCFGSALGQAVFGTGPCIGKSVSLTPQDQQRVAQIQGMERDMSCRVNTKQHHLDLDDLHIRRLLSDLPIPDEIQGACLGWMGPATALHAGHSEASPVIGQILPDDTVSYSHWPDAGWTYVTTSAGHGDWRVKSGGWLNYEKAGEVPCRDFAG, from the coding sequence ATGCTGAAACCCGCAGTTGCCTGCCTTGCCCTATGCGCCGCTCCGGCAGCCGCGGGCGATTTCTGTCATGATCTGTGGTACACGCGGAACGCCATCATGGACCGGGCCGGGTATTGTTTTGGCTCCGCTTTGGGTCAGGCGGTGTTCGGCACGGGGCCCTGCATCGGCAAATCGGTCAGCCTGACGCCGCAGGATCAGCAACGTGTCGCGCAGATCCAGGGAATGGAGCGCGACATGTCCTGCCGGGTGAATACCAAACAGCACCATCTGGATCTGGATGATTTGCATATCCGCAGGCTGCTGTCGGATCTGCCGATCCCGGACGAGATACAGGGCGCGTGCCTCGGCTGGATGGGCCCCGCGACCGCGCTGCATGCCGGGCATAGCGAAGCCAGCCCCGTGATCGGGCAGATCCTGCCCGATGACACCGTTTCCTATAGCCACTGGCCCGATGCGGGCTGGACCTACGTCACCACATCTGCGGGACATGGTGACTGGCGCGTCAAAAGCGGCGGCTGGCTGAACTATGAAAAGGCCGGAGAAGTCCCCTGCCGGGATTTCGCGGGCTGA
- a CDS encoding alpha/beta hydrolase, with the protein MDYEQLIDAETWAFIRRTNDCYPADTAERSVPEQREIYNAMARSFLAPRPDVVETEDRQVNGVPVRIYIAGDPTRTVMYCHGGGFVVGGLESHDDVCAEICAQTGYRVVAVDYRLAPEHMHPAMFDDAWAAFEWILSEYEGGIVLSGDSAGANLCAAVAHHARGRTDRILGQVLIYGAFGGDVNAGSYLEHAKAPMLTRDEILFYQGVRCKDGKVPQGDPTYAPLQDGDFSGLPATILISADCDPVRDDSRDYRDRILAAGGKAHWINEEGLVHGYLRARHSVGRARDSFERISLAIEALGQEIWPYD; encoded by the coding sequence ATGGACTACGAACAACTGATCGACGCGGAAACCTGGGCGTTCATTCGCCGCACCAATGACTGTTATCCGGCGGATACGGCAGAGCGTTCGGTTCCGGAGCAACGCGAGATCTACAACGCCATGGCCCGCAGTTTTCTGGCGCCCCGCCCTGATGTGGTCGAGACCGAGGACCGGCAGGTCAATGGGGTGCCGGTGCGGATCTATATTGCCGGGGACCCGACGCGCACGGTGATGTATTGCCATGGTGGCGGCTTTGTCGTTGGCGGGCTGGAAAGCCACGATGACGTCTGCGCCGAGATCTGCGCCCAGACCGGATATCGCGTGGTTGCAGTCGACTATCGTCTGGCGCCCGAGCATATGCACCCGGCGATGTTCGATGACGCCTGGGCGGCCTTTGAATGGATCCTGTCAGAATATGAGGGCGGTATTGTCCTCTCTGGCGACAGCGCTGGCGCCAACCTCTGTGCAGCGGTGGCCCATCATGCCCGGGGGCGGACGGATCGCATTCTGGGGCAGGTGCTGATCTATGGGGCCTTTGGCGGCGATGTGAATGCGGGATCCTACCTCGAGCATGCCAAGGCGCCGATGCTGACCAGGGATGAAATCCTGTTTTATCAGGGGGTACGCTGCAAGGATGGCAAGGTGCCCCAAGGCGATCCCACCTATGCGCCGCTGCAGGACGGCGACTTTTCCGGACTGCCCGCGACCATTCTGATCAGCGCCGATTGCGACCCTGTGCGCGATGACAGTCGCGATTACCGGGACCGCATCCTCGCGGCCGGGGGCAAGGCCCATTGGATCAACGAAGAAGGGCTGGTGCACGGTTATCTGCGCGCGCGCCATTCAGTTGGCCGCGCTCGCGACAGTTTCGAACGTATCTCGCTCGCCATTGAGGCGCTGGGCCAGGAAATCTGGCCTTACGATTAG